The Deltaproteobacteria bacterium genome segment GATTGACTGTAACGTTTTTACACACCTGGAATTAAGAGGAGATTGAAAGGTCATGGGGACCGGTTTTTTGGTGGCCCTTAGGTGACGTCCATTGGATTATAGGTTTATTCGCCTTCACCGGAATACCGTCCAGCTTGCTGCAGGGATGACATGCGGCGCAAGCGCCTGCGCTGCGCGAAGGCAAGGCGAACTACGGCGAAATTCCGCTTTGATACCCCACAGCAAGCTGCGGGGAGCTTCATTTTCTCCAATAGACTTAACCCCTCCTCTGCGACTATTTCTTGACCTCGCATGGCCAATTCGCTTACCGTGGGCTCGGATAACTTGAGTTTTTTGGCCAGCTCCACGGTTGTCATTCCCAACTCCCGGTGGCACCAGTAACATACCAAACTACGGGCTTTTACCGTCTACCCCTTCATTGAGTGGCTTTCCAGGGACAGGTTTCGGTGGGACGATAAGGGGGACTAACTCTGATATTTCTTTGCAAAAGTTACGGATAAACGCGGCGATATTCTTTTTCGCTTTCCTTTCATTTATCTTTCCCAGCGAGCGGTGAAGTCACCTGCTGGAAAAGCTATAATAAAGCCGGCAGATTGAGAGTTTTGCGCAAAAAGTGTAACTGCAAAAAATGGCCAGGCTTTTCCCGTCAGGTGAGCTGATTGGTTCGGGGCGGTTGCTTATGATGTGCAGCATATAGATCTAAAAGCCTGCGGATCATTTTTTGATATTGTGTATTATGCTTTTTTGCTTCATTTTTGAAAAAATCAACACTGTCTTTGCTGAGAGTGATAGTGACTTTTACGTTCTCCTCTTTAAATAGCAAATCTTCAGGAGGAGGCAGAAAATCATCAACTATACGTAATTTTCCCAATGGTTCATCAGTGTATTTAATTTTGGCTTTCATATATTTTCCTCCCTTTTCGCCAGTATCCTGCACCGATAATGCGTATAACGCTACCACGATATGTGAAACGAACTGTTATAATGCCATCTCCGACTTTACCGAAACAGTAATATCGCTTTTCCTTTTGGCTGTGATTTAAATCCTCGGCAATAATGCGGTCAGGATCGGTAAAGGCATATTGGGCAAATTCAAATGAGATCGAATGGTTATCCTGGTTTTGCCTGTCTTTTTTTGCATCCCACTCAAATTTTACCTTTTTCACAATTTAGTAATATCAAAGGGGAGGGATAAAAGCAATATAAACATACATATAATAATATGGTTGTTCAAACTGCACAGGTGAGCCCCGAATTAATAATTCACGGACAAAAAAGACCCTATAGCCAAATGACAAATGCACCGGTTTTGGTGTATAAAACCCGTTTTGCCATTGGCCGGATTTGTCCACAGGCTATGTTCACTTCCTTCGCGTTTGCGGTAGCAGCCATATCTGCGAAGATGTTTAAGCAGAGCATGTCGTTTCATCCAACAGCCACCATATCTCGAATTGCATCATGAGGAACGCCTCGCAAACCATCTTCACGGCGATCCTCCAGAATTAGAGAAATGGCAGATGCGAGACTTTTTTTGCATTCTTCGATGGTTCTGCCTTGACCGTTTGCACCGGGAATCTCTGGACAATAAGCAATGTACCAATCGCCATCTTTCTCAATGACAGCTGTAAATTCATTTTGCATCATGCACCTCCATTATTATGGCCCTACTAATAATTGACGGACAAAAAAGACCTTATAGCCAAATGACAAATGCACCGGTTTTGGTGTATAAAACCCGTTTTGCCTTTG includes the following:
- a CDS encoding BrnT family toxin, which gives rise to MKKVKFEWDAKKDRQNQDNHSISFEFAQYAFTDPDRIIAEDLNHSQKEKRYYCFGKVGDGIITVRFTYRGSVIRIIGAGYWRKGRKIYESQN
- a CDS encoding BrnA antitoxin family protein, producing MKAKIKYTDEPLGKLRIVDDFLPPPEDLLFKEENVKVTITLSKDSVDFFKNEAKKHNTQYQKMIRRLLDLYAAHHKQPPRTNQLT
- a CDS encoding type II toxin-antitoxin system HicB family antitoxin is translated as MQNEFTAVIEKDGDWYIAYCPEIPGANGQGRTIEECKKSLASAISLILEDRREDGLRGVPHDAIRDMVAVG